Proteins encoded within one genomic window of Apis mellifera strain DH4 linkage group LG1, Amel_HAv3.1, whole genome shotgun sequence:
- the LOC725819 gene encoding prolyl 3-hydroxylase 2 isoform X1, translating into MMLIVLLFFCGTIVASNDTLYNIIPSDERIDLKEQNKEDRYPQNRTLNELFMDAVHAYLEEDWDYCIENFNAVSHGYKFYKRMIINCRKKCRIYAAGTAPIFPENIEDLHFYEKKVRETLCLLTCNQEYREIAGSKALKMLSRDIEQKLMERRVYEYLHNCYYQKNRYQDAANALFTFLVVHPDNEINMNIFKRYLTLPGVQTENVVNLETPFYVNIYFKGVSAYENEDYAKAISLFETSLQLYLEEEEECRFYCEGPFDQGWHPEFTSSIANHFAYCLKCKRACSRMLNNVNGDYRRDMLRSHYDYLQFSYYKLGKLKAACAAVESFLLFDPVDTRMLQNRKYYSTQPKVKEDYFSPRQEIIIYLKRQEYELSLLHYISNEFLTIDKKFKKIKKKKHEKEMNNTKAKELKKKSDVEVIRHPSPGHSFSYTKLLNNFSMKRIKDHEMFDIEKQRRIKNDINTIAKEQDLGGINRYVTDGFLNSIECESLMQFASITTIEGDGYTENKSPHSKYEKFEGITIGRVALMVYIGKIEPEWLELLLEKTEQVRDNVDRYFGLDRHLYFTYTHLVCRTALPDSPIDRDDLSHQVHADNCLLNSNDTCLRESPAYIWRDYSAILYLNDDFQGGEFFFAKDRTIRAMDNIVSPRCGRMVAFSAGEENLHGVRAISRGKRCALALWFTQNEIYLEYERILALAILKRVKQIGPFKENDIQIPLKYEDILIKYVHNDELLKYFLKNIR; encoded by the exons ATGATGCTTATCGTACTCTTGTTCTTCTGTGGCACGATCGTTGCCAGTAATGATACTCTATACAACATAATCCCAAGTGACGAGCGCATAGATTTAAAAGAGCAGAATAAAGAGGATAGATATCCACAGAATAGAACTCTGAACGAGCTCTTCATGGATGCTGTTCATGCTTATCTCGAGGAAGACTGGGACTACTGTATTGAAAACTTCAACGCAGTTTCTCATGG atataaattttataaacgaatGATAATAAACTGTAGGAAAAAATGCCGTATATATGCTGCCGGTACGGCACCAATTTTCCCAGAAAACATTGaagatttgcatttttatgaGAAAAAGGTGAGAGAGACACTCTGTCTTTTAACGTGCAATCAGGAATATCGTGAAATCGCCGGTTCAAAGGCGCTTAAAATGTTGTCACGTGATatcgaacaaaaattaatggaaCGTCGTGTTTATGAATACTTGCATAACTGTTATTATcag aaaaatcgatatcaaGATGCTGCCAATGCGTTGTTTACTTTCTTAGTTGTTCATCCAGATAACGAGATAAACATGAACATTTTTAAACGTTATTTAACACTGCCAGGGGTGCAGACAGAAAATGTAGTAAATTTAGAAACACCATTTTATGTCAACATCTACTTTAAAGGAGTGTCAGCTTACGAGAACGAAGATTACGCGAAAGCTATCAGTTTGTTCGAAACATCATTACAATTGTacttagaagaagaagaagaatgcaGATTTTATTGCGAAGGTCCTTTTGATCAAGGCTGGCATCCGGAATTTACTTCCTCAATCGCTA aTCATTTTGCGTATTGTTTGAAGTGCAAACGAGCTTGTTCACGTATGTTAAACAATGTAAATGGCGATTACCGCAGAGACATGCTCAGGAGTCACTatgattatttacaattctcttattataaat tggGAAAATTGAAGGCAGCTTGCGCCGCAGTAGAAagttttttacttttcgatCCTGTAGACACAAGAATGCTAcaaaacagaaaatattaCAGTACTCAGCCAAAAGTAAAGGAGGATTATTTTTCTCCTAGACag gaaatCATTATTTACCTGAAAAGACAGGAATATGAATTGAGTCTCTTGCATTACATTTCTAACGAATTTTTaactatagataaaaaattcaaaaagataaaaaagaagaagcatgaaaaagaaatgaacaaTACTAAagcaaaagaattaaaaaag AAATCAGATGTTGAAGTAATACGACACCCATCACCAGGCCATTCGTTTTCTTACACgaaattgttgaataatttttctatgaaaCGAATTAAGGATCACGAAATGTTCGATATTGAAAAGCAAcgtagaattaaaaatgatattaatacaatagcAAAAGAGCAAGATCTTGGTGGAATAAATCGCTACGTAACTGATGGTTTTCTTAATTCTATCGAATGTGAATCTTTAATGCAATTTGCTTCT ataACCACTATAGAAGGAGATGGTTATACTGAAAATAAAAGTCCAcattcaaaatatgaaaaatttgaagggATAACTATAGGAAGAGTTGCCTtg ATGGTTTATATCGGAAAAATAGAACCAGAATGGTTAGAATTACTTTTAGAAAAGACCGAACAAGTCCGGGACAATGTGGATAGGTATTTCGGACTAGATCGACACCTATATTTCACCTACACTCATTTGGTCTGCCGTACGGCTCTACCTG acTCGCCAATAGATCGAGATGACTTGAGTCATCAAGTTCACGCAGACAATTGTCTTTTGAATAGTAATGATACTTGTCTTCGTGAAAGTCCAGCTTACATTTGGAGAGATTATTCTGCGATTCTATATCTAAATGATGATTTCCAAGgtggagaatttttttttgctaaagATCGCACTATTCGTGCAATGGATAATATAGTTTCGCCACGTTGTGGACGAATGGTGGCATTTTCTGCCGGTGAGGAGAATCTCCATGGTGTTCGTGCCATTTCACGAGGTAAAAGATGTGCTTTGGCATTATGGTTCACTCAAAATGAGATATACTTGGAATATGAAAGGATATTAGCTTtggcaattttaaaaagagttAAACAAATTGGCCCTTTTAAAGAAAACGACATTCAAATACCTCTAAA ATACGAAGatatacttattaaatatgttcataatgatgaattattaaaatattttttaaaaaatattcgataa
- the LOC725819 gene encoding prolyl 3-hydroxylase 2 isoform X2 — protein sequence MMLIVLLFFCGTIVASNDTLYNIIPSDERIDLKEQNKEDRYPQNRTLNELFMDAVHAYLEEDWDYCIENFNAVSHGYKFYKRMIINCRKKCRIYAAGTAPIFPENIEDLHFYEKKVRETLCLLTCNQEYREIAGSKALKMLSRDIEQKLMERRVYEYLHNCYYQKNRYQDAANALFTFLVVHPDNEINMNIFKRYLTLPGVQTENVVNLETPFYVNIYFKGVSAYENEDYAKAISLFETSLQLYLEEEEECRFYCEGPFDQGWHPEFTSSIANHFAYCLKCKRACSRMLNNVNGDYRRDMLRSHYDYLQFSYYKLGKLKAACAAVESFLLFDPVDTRMLQNRKYYSTQPKVKEDYFSPRQEIIIYLKRQEYELSLLHYISNEFLTIDKKFKKIKKKKHEKEMNNTKAKELKKKSDVEVIRHPSPGHSFSYTKLLNNFSMKRIKDHEMFDIEKQRRIKNDINTIAKEQDLGGINRYVTDGFLNSIECESLMQFASITTIEGDGYTENKSPHSKYEKFEGITIGRVALMVYIGKIEPEWLELLLEKTEQVRDNVDRYFGLDRHLYFTYTHLVCRTALPGNFHLMHHRASGSFCS from the exons ATGATGCTTATCGTACTCTTGTTCTTCTGTGGCACGATCGTTGCCAGTAATGATACTCTATACAACATAATCCCAAGTGACGAGCGCATAGATTTAAAAGAGCAGAATAAAGAGGATAGATATCCACAGAATAGAACTCTGAACGAGCTCTTCATGGATGCTGTTCATGCTTATCTCGAGGAAGACTGGGACTACTGTATTGAAAACTTCAACGCAGTTTCTCATGG atataaattttataaacgaatGATAATAAACTGTAGGAAAAAATGCCGTATATATGCTGCCGGTACGGCACCAATTTTCCCAGAAAACATTGaagatttgcatttttatgaGAAAAAGGTGAGAGAGACACTCTGTCTTTTAACGTGCAATCAGGAATATCGTGAAATCGCCGGTTCAAAGGCGCTTAAAATGTTGTCACGTGATatcgaacaaaaattaatggaaCGTCGTGTTTATGAATACTTGCATAACTGTTATTATcag aaaaatcgatatcaaGATGCTGCCAATGCGTTGTTTACTTTCTTAGTTGTTCATCCAGATAACGAGATAAACATGAACATTTTTAAACGTTATTTAACACTGCCAGGGGTGCAGACAGAAAATGTAGTAAATTTAGAAACACCATTTTATGTCAACATCTACTTTAAAGGAGTGTCAGCTTACGAGAACGAAGATTACGCGAAAGCTATCAGTTTGTTCGAAACATCATTACAATTGTacttagaagaagaagaagaatgcaGATTTTATTGCGAAGGTCCTTTTGATCAAGGCTGGCATCCGGAATTTACTTCCTCAATCGCTA aTCATTTTGCGTATTGTTTGAAGTGCAAACGAGCTTGTTCACGTATGTTAAACAATGTAAATGGCGATTACCGCAGAGACATGCTCAGGAGTCACTatgattatttacaattctcttattataaat tggGAAAATTGAAGGCAGCTTGCGCCGCAGTAGAAagttttttacttttcgatCCTGTAGACACAAGAATGCTAcaaaacagaaaatattaCAGTACTCAGCCAAAAGTAAAGGAGGATTATTTTTCTCCTAGACag gaaatCATTATTTACCTGAAAAGACAGGAATATGAATTGAGTCTCTTGCATTACATTTCTAACGAATTTTTaactatagataaaaaattcaaaaagataaaaaagaagaagcatgaaaaagaaatgaacaaTACTAAagcaaaagaattaaaaaag AAATCAGATGTTGAAGTAATACGACACCCATCACCAGGCCATTCGTTTTCTTACACgaaattgttgaataatttttctatgaaaCGAATTAAGGATCACGAAATGTTCGATATTGAAAAGCAAcgtagaattaaaaatgatattaatacaatagcAAAAGAGCAAGATCTTGGTGGAATAAATCGCTACGTAACTGATGGTTTTCTTAATTCTATCGAATGTGAATCTTTAATGCAATTTGCTTCT ataACCACTATAGAAGGAGATGGTTATACTGAAAATAAAAGTCCAcattcaaaatatgaaaaatttgaagggATAACTATAGGAAGAGTTGCCTtg ATGGTTTATATCGGAAAAATAGAACCAGAATGGTTAGAATTACTTTTAGAAAAGACCGAACAAGTCCGGGACAATGTGGATAGGTATTTCGGACTAGATCGACACCTATATTTCACCTACACTCATTTGGTCTGCCGTACGGCTCTACCTGGTAATTTTCATCTGATGCATCATCGTGCTTCTGGTTCCTTTTGCAGCTGA